Part of the Candidatus Fusobacterium pullicola genome is shown below.
TTTGTAACTCCTCTAATACCTCTTCTTTTTTTATATGAGGCTCTGGATTCTCTATCCCTTCATCCTCACTCTCTCTATTGAGGTACTCATCTCTATTCTCATCTAGATTTCCTGTTCTTACAACAATATCCCTCACTACTTCCTCATCAAAGTAGCTATTTATCCTCTCTATATACTTACTCTTTTCCAGTGTTAGATGATGAATAAACAGAGGACTTTCAGCTCTGATATATAAAACTCCTTCTTTTATATAATCTGGCTGACACTTCTCACAAATTTTACCGACTATCTTTTCCCATTCAGCCTTTAAAATTCCCTCTTTTAATTTTCTGCTCTTTCCAACTGCAGTATCTATCATCTCACTAACATTACTCAATTTCTCTGCCATACTCTATCTCACCACTCTCCACATAGAAATTTTTTGAGTCTATTCCTAACTCTCCAGTAGAACTTAATAATACCTGAATATTTCTCTTCTCTAAATAGTTTAGTATACTATCCTTTCTATTTGAATCAAAGTATGAAGAGATATCATCTATTATAAGAACAGGATTTTCCTTTCTATCTCTTATTACCATATCTATCTCTGATAGTTTTAATGAAAAGATTATAGATTTTTTCTCCCCTTGTGAAGCTGTTGACTTAGCCTCATGTCCATTTAAAATAAATAAAAAATCATCTTTTTGTGGACCACATAGAGAAAAACCATATCTTTTTTCCTGTGAAAAAACCTTTCTTATCCTCTCTCTCAATAGCTCCTCAATCTCCTTTAGAGAAAATTTCTTTATATTTCCCAAGTGAGAATCATAGGTTAAGCTTAGCTCCTTTTTACTATCAAAAAGTTTTCTATAATTGAGATTAAGAATTATTGAAATTTTTTGTACATA
Proteins encoded:
- a CDS encoding DUF721 domain-containing protein translates to MAEKLSNVSEMIDTAVGKSRKLKEGILKAEWEKIVGKICEKCQPDYIKEGVLYIRAESPLFIHHLTLEKSKYIERINSYFDEEVVRDIVVRTGNLDENRDEYLNRESEDEGIENPEPHIKKEEVLEELQ